Genomic segment of Paucidesulfovibrio longus DSM 6739:
CCCGAAATGTGAGGGGCCGGAGAACCCGGCCCCAGCCCAAAAAAGGAGGGAGTAATGGACAGGAAACGCCCGCCCCGCACCCACTTCAACCGTTTTGTTTTTTCTGCGGGACGTGCTTCCTGCTTTTTCATAATGCAGTGGGCGTGCCATGAACTGAAAATATGATTTGTTCAGGATAGTTACGGTATTTTTGCTATGCTGGGTCCGTGCCAGGACCGGTGTATCTGTGCAGTGCGTTGCACAACATGTGCAGAAGTGTTATTCCGCCCTGCACAAAATGGCGCAAATCCATGCCTGGGGCAGCGTTTGGCGTTGTGCACGCCCGGTCCGCCGGCTGCGCGCAGTCGCGGCGCAATTCGCCCGGTGGCCTGCAAGCCCCGGAAACAGGGCCTTGCGCGTGATTCGTACTGGTGCAGAAACGTGCAAACGCTTGTTTGACGTCTATGTTGGAAGGGGCGGCGTCGGTCAGGAGAAGACGGCGTAGCCGACGGCCACGAGCATCACGCTGAGCACGCGCAGGGTCTGGTTGTAGACGATCAGCCGGAGGGCCATGCCCGCCGGGAAGATGCCCGCGTAGTAGGGGAACTGGTGGCGCATGGCGCGCATGGGCGAGGAGAGCACGTTGCCCGCGAGCAGGGCGATGACGATCTGCTGCGTGGAAAGGCCGCCGTCGCTGATGAGCGCGCCAGCCGCGGCGAGGCCCGCCGTGAATTCGCCGACCATGTGGAAGGCCACGATGCTCAGGGCCTGGGGCTCGAGCCAGGCCAGCAGCGAGACGTGCTCGGCCATGAAGCCCTCGATCCAGTCGATGGCTCCGTATTGCTTGAGCAGGAAGAAGCCCGCGTAGATGGGCGCGGTGATGTACATGATCTTGGGCAGGCGCTTCTTGAAGCGTTGCCAGGTTTTTTTCAGCGCCGTGCGCCAGCGGTTCGCGGGCTGCTCTTCGTCGCCGAGCAGGCAGACGACGCAGCCTTCGGGCAGGGGCGGGAGCATGACGCGGCCGAGCAGCACGATGAAGGCCGTGCGCAGCAGCGCGGCGAACGCCGTCAGGCCCACGTAGGCGAAGGCGGCCTCCGCGATGAACGGGGCCGTGATGAAGAAGACCGTGGGCAGGTGCAGAAAATATGTGGGCAGGCTGTTGAAGAGGTTCGAAAAGACCAGCTCGCGCCGGTTCAGTTCGCCTCTCTCGTAGGCCTCGGCGAGCATGGTGTTCGCGGCCACGCCGGAAAAGAACGCCAGGGAGAAGCTCGCACCGGAAATGTCCTTGAGTCTGGCCGTGCGGATCAGGGGTTCGGCGAGCTTCGCAACGCTTCGGGTCCAGTTCAGGGACTCGATGAAGTTGCCGACCATCAGGCCCAGGCTGATGAAGAAGGTCAGCCGGATGAGCGGCCAGCCGAGGCCGTTCCAGAGCATGTGCGGATCAAGCGGGGCGGGCATGGGCTACCTGGCGTTGGTGGTTTTTTTCAGGGCGAGAAGGCGCAGGCCGAGGCCGAGCAGGCCGCCGAGCACGCCCGCGAAGAAATCGAGGAATTCCGGGTGGCGTCCCCAGGCGGGAGAAAGATCCTGGGCGATTTCGATGAACCCGGAGAGGCTCACGGTCAGGGCCGTGGGAATCCAGAGCGTGGGCCAGGAGATGCGGAAGGGAAAAGCCACGAGCATGACGAGAAAGGCTCCGAAGTGGAGCATCTTGTCCCCCAGGGGCAGGTCCAGGCCCACGGTCATGGGGCCGAGGGCCATGGCCAGAACCCAGGCGACGTAGGCGCACCAGAGAACGCGCCAGAACAGCAGCCTGCGGCCGGCGAGCCTCGTAAACGTCATGCGAGCTTGTCCCGCTCCTCCGGGCTCAGGTGCAGGGTGTGTTCCGGTCCGGGGAAGGCTCCGTCGGCCACTTCGGCGCGGTAGCGTTCCAGGCTTTCGATCACGACGGAGCCGAGCTGGGCGTATTGCTTGACGAAGCGGGGCACGAAGCGGTCGAAGAGTCCGAGCAGGTCATGCATCACGAGCACCTGGCCGTCCGTGACGTTGCCGGCTCCGATGCCGATGGTGGGCACGGAGACGGCCTCGGTGATCAGGGCGGCGGTTTCTTCCGGCATGGATTCGAGCACGATGCTGAACGCGCCGGCGTCTTCGAGGGCCTTGGCGTCCTCGACCATGGCGCGGGCCGCCTGCGCGGATTTCCCCTGGGCCTTGAAACCGCCGAGCGTGGCCACGTATTGCGGGGTCAGGCCGATGTGGCCCATGACCGGGATGCCCGAGCGGACCATGGCCGCGACATGCGGGGCGTAGTCGCGTCCGCCTTCGAGCTTGACCGCCCGCGCCCGGCCCTCGGAAAGAAAGCGCCCGGCGTTGCGCACGGCCTCGGCCACGTCCGCCTGGTAGGAAAGAAAGGGCATGTCCGCCACGAGCAGGGCGCGGGAGGTTCCGCGCGCGGCCGCGCGGGTGTGGTGGACCATCTCGTCCATGCTCACGGAGAGCGTGTCCTCGTGCCCCAGCACGACCATGGCCAGGGAATCGCCCACGAGGATCATGTCCATGCCGCTTTTGTCCGCGAGCAGGGCCGTGGGGTAGTCGTAGGCGGTGACCATGCAGAGCTTGCGCTCGCCCTTGGCGGCGAGGATGTCGGGAGCCGTGATCTGTTTTTCTGGGGCGGTGTGGCTGGACATGTGGGGGTACCTCCGGAACCGTTGCGGCTGGTTTGCGGGGTGAGTCAAGTTAGGCGTGGTCCCGCGCGGAGTCAAGCCTGGAAAGGAAAAGGCCGGACGGTTGCCCGTCCGGCCTTTGGGTTGCCGTATTCTGGGGATCAGAGGGGAGCGAAGTTCTGCAGCACCCAGATGACCCGGCCCACGGTGCGGGCGTCCATCTGGTCGGCGGGCACGCGGATGTCCTCGTGCTCCTTGTTTTCGGCGCGCAGAACGAACTGGTCGTCGCGGAAGTAGACCCGGCGGATCAGCAGGCCCTGGTGCGGAAAGTGGACGGCGCAGAGGTCGCCGTCCGGGTGCTGGCGCTGCTTGGTGTCGATGCCGACGAAGGCGCTGCGCAGGATCAGCGGTTCCATGCTGCGGTTGTCCTGCCGAACCACGAGCAGGGAGTCGCGGTAGAAGGATTCGGGAATGGAAAGCTCTTCGATGGGCAGGGCTTCCCAGGTGTCGGAACCGGCGTCCTTGCCGCCCGTGGAAGAGACGGGCACCACGCGGCCGCGGGAATGGGGTTTGCCGTAGGGAGCCGGGGTTTCGCGCAGGATCTGGTCCGCGGAAACCTTGGCCATGCTTGCATTCAGGTACACGGGTTCGGCCCCGTCCGCGAGCCAGTCGGGGTTCAGTCCGTGGCTGCGGTAGAGCTTGAGAAACCATTCCGCGGGAATGGAGCAGCGACGTTTGGCGTCCGAGATGCTGGACTGGCGAACGTTCAGGACTTCGGCAAGCTGCACCTGGGTCCGGGCGCCAGTGGCTTTCTTGACGCGTTCCAGCGCGGACTCAAACCATTTTTCAAGTGCTTCGTCACATTTTTTTTTCGGTTTTGGCATTCAATGTCTCCTATTTCCATACTGGCTTGCGTCCGAGTGTGGGCAGTGATTGTCGAGCTCGTGCGTGTGGGTTGGGGAAGCGCGAACGAATGAAGAAGGATGGCAGCCCCGCTCATAGGCGGCGGATTCTGCTGATCTGTGAACGGCAAACGCGCCCCGGACAAAAAAGCGGGATGCGAATCCCGCGCCCCTCGTTGATATCGGGAAAAAGCCCCGACTCCCTCGTGCTAGCACCCATAATGCGTGCTGGTTCCTTCTACTATACAACTGCGAAGAAAAGTCAATAGGTTTTGCTATTGTCTACAAGTGCAGTTATTTCAATAGGTTGAACTATGTTCACAAGTGCATAAAGGCAAAAGAAACGTAGAAGCATAAACGAAACCCTACCTATCGCATGGGGCGAAAGGTAGGGTTTCAATGGGATTAATCTTTAGAGGTTCGGGAGGCTACCGGAAGTGCTTCAGGAACGGGGAGTCCGGCGTCATGATGATGCGCGTATTGTCCTTGAGGCTCTTTTCGTAAGCTTCCATGCTGCGCTTGAACTCGTAGAAATCAGGCGCGTCGTTCACGGCCTCGGCGTAGATGCGCGTGGCATTGGCCTCGCCTTCGCCTCGGATGATCTGGGACTTGCGCTTGGCCTCGGAGAGCAGCACGGCGCGTTCCTTGTCTGCCTGGGCGCGGATCTTGGCGGCCATTTCCTGCCCTTCGGCGCGGTATTGCTTGGCCTGCCGCTCGCGCTCGGCGCGCATGCGGTTGAAGATGGCCCGCTCGTTCTCCAGGGGCAGGTCCGTGCGCTTGATGCGCACGTCCACCACGTCGATGCCGAAGCTGAGCAGCTGGTCGCGGGTCTTGGTGGTCACTTCCTCAAGCAGCTGCTTGCGCTTGTGGGCGACGATCTCCTTGAGGCCGTAGCGGCCGAGAACCTCGCGCAGCTGGCCGCGGATGACGTCGTCCAGCCGGGCCAGGGCGCCGGGAATGGTCTTGAACTTCTTGTAGAATTCAAGCGGGTTGGTGATGCGCCACTTGGCGTAGGAGTCCACGACCATGTTCTTCTTGTCCTCGGTGAGGATCTCTTCGGGCTTGGCGTCGTAATCCAGGATGCGCGAGTCGAAAAAGATCACGTCCTGGACGAAGGGCAGCTTGAAGTGCAGTCCGGGGCCGTAGGCGGCGTCGCCCACGGGACGGCCGAACTGGAGCACGATGGCCTGTTCGGTCTGATCCACGGTATAGGCGCATTCCAGGGCCGAAACGAGACAGATGAAGACGACGATCAGGGAGATGAGGGTGGTACGTGTCATTGCGCGGCCCCCTGTTGCTTGGCCGGGGTCTCCGGGGCGCGGGGCAGCTGGCCCAGCGGGAGGTACGGCACGGATTTCTGCAGGGCGTCGCTGGAAAGGATGAGCTTCTCGGTTTCCGGGTTGGAAAGCACGTGCTCCATGGTTTCCAGGTACAGGCGCGTGCGGGTGACTTCCTTGGCCTTCTTGTATTCGTCCGCAACGGCCTTGAAGCGGGAGGCGTCGCCCTGGGCGTCGAGGATCTTCGTGGCCTGGTAGCCTTCGGCCTCGCGGATCATGGCCTCGGCCAGACCGCTCGCCTTGGGCAGGATGTCGCGGCTGTATGCCTCGGCCTCGTTCTTGAGACGGTCGCGGTCCTCGCGGGCGCTGACAACGTCCTTGAACGCGTCCACCACCTCGCTCGGCGGATGCACGTTCTGCATCTGAAGGTTCACCAGCAGGATGCCGGTCTTGTACCTGTCCAGAATTTCCTGCATCAATTCCTGCGTGTTGGTCATGATGCGCTGCTTGCCCGTGGTCAGGGCGTCGTCGATGAGATTCTTGCCGATGATCTCGCGCATGGCCGCCTCGGCCGCGGATCTGACCGTGGTGTCCGGCCCGTCCACGTTGAAGAGGTAGCTGCGCGCGTCGGCGATCTGGTACTGCACCGAGAACTGCACGTCCACGATGTTTTCGTCGCCGGTGAGCATCAGGGATTCGTCCTCGACGCTGCGGGTCTGCCCCTGCTGGAAGTCGCGGTCGCGCGAGGCGGAGCGGAAGCCGATCTCCACCCTGCGGACCTGGTCCACGTTCAGGGTCAGCACGCTTTCAATCGGGTAGGGGATGTGATAGTGCAGCCCTGGCCCGGTTTCCCGGTCGAACTGCCCGAATTGCTTGACCACGCCGCGTTCTGCCGGGCCGACGATGAAGATGCCGGTCAGGAGCCAGATGCCGATCACGGCGAGGATCAGCAGCTTGAAGCCGGGAAGTTTGAAATTTTTGAACTGCTTGAACTTCTCGCTGAAGTCGTCCAAGTTTGGGGGGCCTCCGCCGAGAGGTCCGCGCCTTTGCCGCTGCTTTTGCAGTTTTTCCCAGTCCCAGTTCATTCGTTTGACATAGGCATTGTGGGCTTCCAGGTCAAGGTGAAGAGAAAAAAGATAACGCCGCGGTCGGCGTGTTTCGAGGCGAAATCTATGAAAATCGAGCAGCGCGCGGTTTTTCGCGCATACGATATCCGGGGCGTGGCCGGAGTGGATTTCGACGCGGCCTGGGTCGAGGAACTGGGCCGCGCCCTGGGCGCGTGGTATCTTTCGCGCGGCCTGGGCCGCGCAGTGCTCGGCCGGGACTGCCGCGCCACCTCCCCCGAATACCTGGCCGCCCTGGCCCGCGGACTCGCCTCCACGGGCGTGGACGTGATCCTCGCGGGGCTGCTGGCCACTCCCATGCTCTACCACGCGGTGCGCACCCTGCGCACGCGGGCCGGGGTCATGGTCACGGCCAGCCACAATCCGCCGCGATACAACGGCTTCAAGCTCTGGGGCGGAGACTGCGTGCTCAGTCCGGAGGAAATCCTCCAGGTCCGCGATCTCATGGACGC
This window contains:
- the hflC gene encoding protease modulator HflC gives rise to the protein MTRTTLISLIVVFICLVSALECAYTVDQTEQAIVLQFGRPVGDAAYGPGLHFKLPFVQDVIFFDSRILDYDAKPEEILTEDKKNMVVDSYAKWRITNPLEFYKKFKTIPGALARLDDVIRGQLREVLGRYGLKEIVAHKRKQLLEEVTTKTRDQLLSFGIDVVDVRIKRTDLPLENERAIFNRMRAERERQAKQYRAEGQEMAAKIRAQADKERAVLLSEAKRKSQIIRGEGEANATRIYAEAVNDAPDFYEFKRSMEAYEKSLKDNTRIIMTPDSPFLKHFR
- the panB gene encoding 3-methyl-2-oxobutanoate hydroxymethyltransferase — its product is MSSHTAPEKQITAPDILAAKGERKLCMVTAYDYPTALLADKSGMDMILVGDSLAMVVLGHEDTLSVSMDEMVHHTRAAARGTSRALLVADMPFLSYQADVAEAVRNAGRFLSEGRARAVKLEGGRDYAPHVAAMVRSGIPVMGHIGLTPQYVATLGGFKAQGKSAQAARAMVEDAKALEDAGAFSIVLESMPEETAALITEAVSVPTIGIGAGNVTDGQVLVMHDLLGLFDRFVPRFVKQYAQLGSVVIESLERYRAEVADGAFPGPEHTLHLSPEERDKLA
- a CDS encoding VanZ family protein; this translates as MTFTRLAGRRLLFWRVLWCAYVAWVLAMALGPMTVGLDLPLGDKMLHFGAFLVMLVAFPFRISWPTLWIPTALTVSLSGFIEIAQDLSPAWGRHPEFLDFFAGVLGGLLGLGLRLLALKKTTNAR
- the hflK gene encoding FtsH protease activity modulator HflK, whose protein sequence is MDDFSEKFKQFKNFKLPGFKLLILAVIGIWLLTGIFIVGPAERGVVKQFGQFDRETGPGLHYHIPYPIESVLTLNVDQVRRVEIGFRSASRDRDFQQGQTRSVEDESLMLTGDENIVDVQFSVQYQIADARSYLFNVDGPDTTVRSAAEAAMREIIGKNLIDDALTTGKQRIMTNTQELMQEILDRYKTGILLVNLQMQNVHPPSEVVDAFKDVVSAREDRDRLKNEAEAYSRDILPKASGLAEAMIREAEGYQATKILDAQGDASRFKAVADEYKKAKEVTRTRLYLETMEHVLSNPETEKLILSSDALQKSVPYLPLGQLPRAPETPAKQQGAAQ
- a CDS encoding LexA family transcriptional regulator, encoding MPKPKKKCDEALEKWFESALERVKKATGARTQVQLAEVLNVRQSSISDAKRRCSIPAEWFLKLYRSHGLNPDWLADGAEPVYLNASMAKVSADQILRETPAPYGKPHSRGRVVPVSSTGGKDAGSDTWEALPIEELSIPESFYRDSLLVVRQDNRSMEPLILRSAFVGIDTKQRQHPDGDLCAVHFPHQGLLIRRVYFRDDQFVLRAENKEHEDIRVPADQMDARTVGRVIWVLQNFAPL
- a CDS encoding membrane protein, which codes for MPAPLDPHMLWNGLGWPLIRLTFFISLGLMVGNFIESLNWTRSVAKLAEPLIRTARLKDISGASFSLAFFSGVAANTMLAEAYERGELNRRELVFSNLFNSLPTYFLHLPTVFFITAPFIAEAAFAYVGLTAFAALLRTAFIVLLGRVMLPPLPEGCVVCLLGDEEQPANRWRTALKKTWQRFKKRLPKIMYITAPIYAGFFLLKQYGAIDWIEGFMAEHVSLLAWLEPQALSIVAFHMVGEFTAGLAAAGALISDGGLSTQQIVIALLAGNVLSSPMRAMRHQFPYYAGIFPAGMALRLIVYNQTLRVLSVMLVAVGYAVFS